The region GTAAACGTCTTGGTCAGCTTGACGCCGCCTTCGACCGCTTCCATCACCAATTGAATCTGTTTGCCGTCGGCCAAAGTACGCACGCCAGGCTGCACGGTGAAACCGCTCGCGTGGGTAGGGAAAGGACCGCCGACCAGGCCCGATTGCGCCAGATAGGTGTGGTTCGCGCCTTCGTCGAACAGCACTTCATTTTGCTTGCCGTCGTCAGGCTGGCACCATTTGAACAGGCCGAAGCAGCCGCCAAACCAGCCCGGATTGCCCGCGCCCTTGAATTTCAGCAATTCCAGACGCTTGACCTGGCCGCCCAGGGTGTCGATATCGACCTTGATGACGTCGGTGGTGATGGTAATCACTTCGCGCTTGAACGCGGCGGGATCGACAGCTTCACCCGGCAGGGCAGGCACGCCTGCGGCAGCCGAGGCAGCCAGAGCAGCCGTCTTGGCAGGGGTCGCAGGCGCCTTGGCGGTTTGTTCCGTGTTCGCGGAGAACATCGACGGCTTGCCGTTCGAGATCATCCATTCGTTCCAGAGAATTACCAGCGAGACGGAAAACACGATCCACAGGATGGTACGTTTATTGATATCCATTAGGGTATTTGTCAGGAGTGGTTGCAACCGCAAGCGGTCGTTGAAGATTGTTTGCCATCGGCCGGCGGCACCGGGTCGACGCCCCCTTCATTCCAGGGGTGGCAACGGCACAGGCGCTTGGCAGCCAGCAGGCTGCCCTTGGCCGTACCGTGCACGCGCAGCGCTTCCATCGCGTAATGCGAACAGCTCGGATAGAAACGGCAATTCTGTCCCAGCATGGGGCTGATCAGCAACTGATAAGCGCGCAGCAGGAACAGCAGCAGGGTTTTCATGGCGCGGATGGTGGTGGCGCAGCAACAGAACGGGCCTGGGCGGCGATTTGCGCCGCGAACAGGCGGCTCAATTCCTCACGCAGCTCGGCTTTGAGCTTGGTCGTGGTGGCCGGGCCATCCTTGCTGTTGACGGCGCGCGACAAACGCACCACGCAGTCGACCGGCGGCATCGCGCTGTTGCGAAACAGCTCGCGCGTGACGCGCTTGATCGTGTTGCGGGTCGCCGCGCGTGGCGCGAAACGCTTGGCCACAACGACGCCCAGCCGCGCATGCGGCAATTGATTGTGTCGGGTGTACAGCACAAAATGCGCTGTTTTTTGCGAAGGGCGCAAACGAAAAACGGATGAAAATTCATCCGTTTTAACGATACGCCGAAAGCGCGCGAAGTCGTGTGAACCTTCGCGTTGATTGCCGACTGGAGTACAGCTAGCCACGCGATCAGCTGTCAACGACAAGCCTAGACGGCCAGACGTTTGCGGCCCTTTGCGCGACGTGCGTTGAGCACATCACGGCCACCACGGGTAGCCATACGAGCGCGGAAGCCGTGCGTACGCTTGCGGCGAACGACGGAAGGTTGGTAAGTACGTTTCATGTTGGTCTCGCTAAAAACAAAAAAAATGCAAAATCGGGTCTGACGTCCCGTCAGTTTTTGGTGCCAATGACAATCGCGCACTTATGCCAAGGCACAAGCTGGCCAATCTCATCGCCCGCTTAATCCACGCTTAGTCCATATTGTCGTTCCAAATGAATAAACACGGAATACGGGCGGGGAACCCTGAATTATTCAGCATATGCCCCCCTCTTGTCAAGGATTGCCGTGATCGTCTGGAAATTTG is a window of Janthinobacterium rivuli DNA encoding:
- the yidD gene encoding membrane protein insertion efficiency factor YidD, which translates into the protein MKTLLLFLLRAYQLLISPMLGQNCRFYPSCSHYAMEALRVHGTAKGSLLAAKRLCRCHPWNEGGVDPVPPADGKQSSTTACGCNHS
- the rpmH gene encoding 50S ribosomal protein L34; amino-acid sequence: MKRTYQPSVVRRKRTHGFRARMATRGGRDVLNARRAKGRKRLAV
- the rnpA gene encoding ribonuclease P protein component, which codes for MASCTPVGNQREGSHDFARFRRIVKTDEFSSVFRLRPSQKTAHFVLYTRHNQLPHARLGVVVAKRFAPRAATRNTIKRVTRELFRNSAMPPVDCVVRLSRAVNSKDGPATTTKLKAELREELSRLFAAQIAAQARSVAAPPPSAP